Within Conexibacter woesei DSM 14684, the genomic segment CCGCGCGACCTCAAGGAGGCGGCGCTGCGCGTCGAGAGCGCGCTCGCCGGCCACGCCGGCAGATCGCCGACGCCCTCCCAGCTGGGGAAGGAGACCGGCCTCGACGTCGAGGCGGTGCTCGAGGCGCTGGAGGTCGCGGGCGCGCACCGCGCGCTGTCGCTCGACGCGCCGGCCGGCAACGAGGAGGAGGGCACGACGGCGACGCTCGTCGACAGGCTCGGCCGCGACGACGACGAGCTCGACCGGGCGGGCGACCGCGCGACGATCGAGCGGCTGGCGAGCGTGCTCGAACCGCGCGAGCGGGAGATCCTGCGGCTGCGCTTCGTCGAGGACATGACGCAGTCCGAGATCGGCGCCCGCGTCGGCGTCTCGCAGATGCACGTCTCGCGCCTTATCCGCACCGCGCTGACGCGGATGCGCCTCGCTTCGCAGACCAGCCGACCTCTT encodes:
- a CDS encoding SigB/SigF/SigG family RNA polymerase sigma factor; translated protein: MVGFTAAPQTPGAQSSSRRARATVVCNDEERGRNLVHGRPADYPRSGHDARKAMVEQHLGLAHHLARRYSDRGEPLDDLVQVASLGLLKAVDRFDPARGVSFASYAVPTILGELRRHFRDRGWAIHVPRDLKEAALRVESALAGHAGRSPTPSQLGKETGLDVEAVLEALEVAGAHRALSLDAPAGNEEEGTTATLVDRLGRDDDELDRAGDRATIERLASVLEPREREILRLRFVEDMTQSEIGARVGVSQMHVSRLIRTALTRMRLASQTSRPL